A region from the Panicum hallii strain FIL2 chromosome 1, PHallii_v3.1, whole genome shotgun sequence genome encodes:
- the LOC112890344 gene encoding heat stress transcription factor A-3-like — protein sequence MDRTRPDAGGSNPDAPYCAAAALLLEPKLEDEELPLRQLASPGPFVPLDQLMPGPEPAVAVPPRPLEALLQGPQLPPFLSKTYDLVSEPALDGVISWGAAGNSFVVWDPSTFARDVLPHNFKHNNFSSFVRQLNTYGFRKVHADRWEFAHEDFLRDSKHLLKRIVRRRSSPTQQSSIQHGSSSGESNLDPELHTLRREKNALLEEVARLKQEHRQTIEQMSTLNNRLESAEDRQKQMVSFLAKLLQNPSFVRQLKLHREQKEIDSSRVKRKFLKHVPHGSIESESSSQYGGESGSHFPASSPMAISAHDDIAELQNFLLEDDDLNFGMDPDNIELDRVEQLDDIGALVQGFDTQEELELGSGAELLEMPPASGPLGQDPTIGRSKGKSELCPRLDAISSEASYLGSISDTMGALSGTMLGTASTMMDADEEQMWGVDASAPLQSTCSGSSQQTFSRLASDPYLMDIANKPEKFWDLDFQTLDQGDLQLDKCAIDDPTLHQRQQQRNMKDP from the exons ATGGACCGCACCCGCCCAGACGCTGGTGGAAGCAACCCCGACGCGCCCTACTGCGCGGCGGCCGCGCTGCTGCTGGAGCCCAAGCTCGAGGACGAGGAGCTGCCGCTGCGGCAGCTGGCGTCCCCGGGCCCCTTCGTGCCCCTGGACCAGCTGATGCCGGGGCCGGAGCCGGCGGTGGCCGTGCCGCCGCGcccgctggaggcgctgctgcaGGGCCCGCAGCTGCCGCCGTTCCTGTCCAAGACCTACGACCTGGTGAGCGAGCCGGCGCTGGACGGGGTCATCTCCTGGGGCGCCGCGGGGAACAGCTTCGTGGTGTGGGACCCCTCCACCTTCGCGCGCGACGTGCTGCCGCACAACTTCAAGCACAACAACTTCTCCAGCTTCGTCAGGCAGCTCAACACCTAT GGTTTCCGCAAGGTTCATGCTGACAGATGGGAGTTTGCTCATGAAGATTTCCTGCGAGATAGCAAGCATCTGTTGAAGAGGATTGTCAGGCGCAGGTCCTCCCCAACACAACAAAGCAGCATTCAGCATGGCTCATCTTCTGGAGAATCCAATTTGGACCCTGAGCTCCACACACTGAGGAGAGAGAAGAACGCACTGCTTGAAGAGGTAGCCAGGCTGAAACAGGAGCATCGTCAGACAATTGAGCAAATGAGCACGCTGAATAACAGGCTGGAGTCGGCGGAGGACAGGCAGAAGCAGATGGTCTCTTTCCTGGCCAAGCTCCTTCAGAATCCAAGCTTCGTGAGGCAACTGAAGCTGCACAGGGAGCAGAAGGAGATTGACTCCAGCAGGGTGAAAAGGAAGTTTCTGAAGCATGTACCACATGGCAGTATAGAGTCAGAGTCCAGCTCACAGTATGGTGGAGAGAGTGGTTCACATTTTCCTGCGAGTTCTCCCATGGCTATAAGTGCGCACGATGACATTGCAGAACTTCAGAATTTTCTCTTGGAAGACGATGACCTCAACTTTGGTATGGATCCAGACAACATTGAGCTTGACAGAGTCGAGCAACTGGATGACATCGGGGCACTGGTTCAGGGCTTTGATACACAAGAAGAACTCGAGCTCGGCAGTGGAGCTGAACTACTGGAGATGCCTCCAGCTTCTGGTCCTCTCGGCCAGGATCCCACCATCGGCAGGTCCAAGGGAAAGAGTGAGCTGTGTCCAAGATTGGACGCTATCTCTTCTGAAGCCAGCTACCTCGGATCAATATCGGACACTATGGGCGCGCTTTCAGGCACCATGCTAGGGACAGCAAGCACAATGATGGACGCTGATGAGGAACAAATGTGGGGCGTGGATGCTTCAGCACCTCTGCAAAGCACTTGCAGCGGCTCTAGTCAGCAAACCTTCAGTCGCCTTGCCAGTGATCCCTATCTGATGGACATTGCCAACAAGCCTGAGAAATTCTGGGACCTTGATTTTCAGACACTAGATCAAGGAGATCTGCAGCTGGACAAGTGTGCTATTGATGATCCTACTCTTCACCAGCGGCAGCAACAACGAAACATGAAGGATCCCTAG